A section of the Anabaena cylindrica PCC 7122 genome encodes:
- a CDS encoding serine/threonine-protein kinase: MAEESRSTSIKKSLSAAQNQLSKFTKGNLTASLHQSKLMVHFGHLLSGTSAILAAVLSASGGDGVKLIETQALTTFFQIRGPITAPQDIVILAVDDQSISIPEQYYRTDPQQYAYLEPLKSFPYQRAAYAQVISKLMKAGARTVALGIVFDGPSSYGEADDQQLQSVLQKYGNKVTLAAVYEDFTTHQGSFQQLTQPQEMFRMGSVSIGSVNFPVEVDGKVHRLASEYSQFLAQENVITTKIPSFGEAVLGAAQENYSQPRGDRIYFWGNGDRFKIVPFWYVFDSENWNNYLQQGRVFQNKIVLIGATSQLSNDYHRVAVSAHDPMAGVEIHAHAIATLMENKTIGTAITSPILRGLFVLLLVGGATVIVTIKKRGVSRFFLSIALASIWGAISYSSFIYSQLMFPTIVPMIAIALTGLSYLVTEVAREKINKQKLFLIFQKYKSSPIIQEIISQQDDLKDLIQQRDLALNGKILAARYKIIKVLGAGGFSETYVAEDIQRPGNPQCVVKQLKPATTKAESLALARRLFSAEAKTLEKLGTHHQIPQLLAYFEEDKEFYLVQEYILGHPLNQELISGKCITESLTITLLKELLLILRFVHENGVIHRDIKPNNIIRRHSDWKLVLIDFGAVKEVSTQITESLDSTAFTIGIGTKGYAPSEQCFGRPKYNSDIYAIGMIGIKALTGISPHELARDSDGEVKWIDKAIVSQPLTEIINKMISEDYKQRYQSVLEVLDELHKLPICEDSKINFHTKYSTDHLSLLDTDSPTTPWTGIS, from the coding sequence ATGGCAGAAGAATCTAGATCGACCTCAATTAAAAAATCGCTATCTGCTGCCCAGAACCAGTTAAGTAAATTCACAAAAGGAAATTTAACTGCCTCGTTACACCAGTCTAAACTAATGGTGCATTTTGGTCATCTGCTCAGTGGTACTTCGGCAATACTGGCAGCAGTACTGAGTGCTTCTGGTGGAGATGGGGTGAAACTGATAGAAACTCAAGCTTTAACTACTTTTTTTCAAATACGTGGGCCAATAACGGCACCGCAAGATATTGTGATTTTGGCAGTTGATGATCAGTCGATATCAATTCCTGAACAGTATTATAGGACTGATCCTCAACAGTATGCCTACTTAGAACCACTAAAATCTTTTCCTTACCAACGTGCAGCCTATGCTCAAGTGATTAGTAAATTGATGAAAGCGGGTGCGCGTACGGTAGCTTTAGGTATAGTTTTTGATGGGCCAAGTAGTTATGGTGAAGCTGATGATCAGCAATTACAGTCAGTTTTACAAAAATATGGGAATAAAGTTACCTTAGCCGCAGTTTATGAAGATTTTACGACACATCAAGGATCATTCCAGCAATTGACCCAACCGCAAGAAATGTTTCGCATGGGTTCTGTGTCTATTGGTTCAGTAAATTTTCCTGTGGAGGTGGATGGTAAGGTTCATCGATTGGCCAGTGAATATTCCCAGTTTTTAGCTCAAGAGAATGTGATTACAACTAAAATACCCTCTTTTGGGGAAGCAGTTTTAGGAGCAGCACAAGAGAATTATTCTCAACCTAGGGGCGATCGCATTTATTTTTGGGGAAATGGCGATAGATTTAAGATAGTGCCGTTTTGGTATGTATTTGATTCAGAAAATTGGAACAATTATTTACAACAGGGAAGGGTTTTCCAAAATAAAATCGTGCTAATTGGTGCAACATCGCAACTAAGCAATGATTATCATCGAGTAGCCGTTTCAGCACATGATCCTATGGCTGGAGTAGAAATTCATGCTCATGCGATCGCTACCTTGATGGAAAATAAAACTATTGGTACAGCAATTACAAGTCCAATATTACGTGGTCTATTTGTGCTGTTGCTTGTAGGGGGTGCAACTGTGATAGTGACCATCAAGAAAAGAGGTGTTTCGAGATTTTTTTTGAGTATAGCTTTGGCTAGTATTTGGGGAGCAATCAGTTATAGCAGCTTTATCTATAGTCAACTGATGTTCCCGACTATAGTACCCATGATAGCGATCGCTCTCACAGGACTCTCTTATTTAGTCACTGAAGTGGCTAGGGAAAAAATCAATAAACAAAAATTATTCCTAATTTTCCAAAAATACAAATCTTCTCCCATTATTCAAGAAATTATCAGCCAACAAGACGACTTAAAAGACCTAATTCAGCAAAGGGATTTAGCATTGAATGGTAAAATACTCGCCGCACGCTACAAAATTATTAAAGTTTTAGGTGCAGGTGGATTTAGTGAAACTTATGTAGCTGAAGATATACAGCGTCCTGGAAACCCCCAATGTGTAGTCAAGCAGCTAAAACCAGCCACAACTAAAGCAGAAAGTTTAGCACTAGCTAGGCGTTTATTTAGTGCAGAAGCCAAAACCCTGGAAAAACTAGGAACACACCATCAAATTCCTCAGCTTTTAGCATATTTTGAAGAAGACAAAGAATTTTATTTAGTGCAAGAATACATACTTGGACATCCTTTAAATCAGGAATTAATTTCCGGTAAGTGTATCACAGAAAGTTTAACAATTACTCTGTTAAAAGAACTATTGCTAATCTTAAGATTTGTCCATGAAAATGGTGTGATTCACCGAGACATCAAACCTAACAATATTATCCGCCGTCACTCAGATTGGAAACTCGTACTAATTGACTTTGGTGCAGTCAAAGAAGTTAGTACTCAAATAACAGAAAGTCTTGATTCAACCGCCTTCACAATCGGTATTGGGACTAAAGGTTATGCACCTAGCGAACAATGTTTTGGTCGTCCTAAATATAATAGTGATATTTACGCCATTGGCATGATTGGAATTAAGGCTTTAACTGGTATTTCTCCCCACGAATTAGCAAGAGATAGTGATGGCGAAGTCAAATGGATAGACAAAGCTATAGTGAGTCAGCCTTTGACAGAAATTATCAATAAAATGATTTCTGAAGATTATAAACAACGATATCAATCTGTGCTAGAAGTATTAGATGAACTGCATAAATTACCAATTTGTGAAGATAGCAAAATTAACTTCCATACAAAGTATTCCACAGATCATTTATCTTTGCTTGATACTGA
- a CDS encoding NYN domain-containing protein gives MGSPMNRLSIFVDGNNMFYAQQKNGWFFDPRRVLEYFKNEQSDTTLINAFWYTGLKDPQDQRGFRDALISLGYTVRTKILKEYYDDVSGRYSQKANLDIEIVVDMFNTVDQYDRVVLFSGDGDFERAIELLRSKNTHITVVSTEGMIARELRNATDRYIDLNDIRDQIEKTEA, from the coding sequence ATGGGTTCTCCAATGAATCGTCTGTCTATTTTTGTAGACGGAAACAATATGTTCTATGCTCAACAAAAAAATGGCTGGTTTTTTGATCCGCGACGGGTATTAGAATATTTCAAGAATGAGCAGTCAGACACAACATTAATTAATGCCTTTTGGTACACAGGCTTAAAAGATCCACAAGATCAACGCGGTTTTCGAGATGCACTGATTAGTTTGGGATATACAGTCCGCACCAAAATTCTTAAAGAATACTATGACGATGTTTCTGGTCGTTACTCGCAAAAAGCGAATTTAGATATTGAAATTGTTGTAGATATGTTTAATACAGTTGACCAGTATGACAGAGTTGTTTTATTTAGCGGTGATGGGGATTTTGAGAGAGCTATAGAACTATTACGTTCTAAAAATACTCATATTACAGTTGTATCAACAGAAGGGATGATTGCTAGAGAGTTGCGTAATGCTACTGACAGATATATAGACTTGAACGATATCAGAGACCAGATAGAAAAAACTGAAGCTTAG